The nucleotide sequence AGCCGTGCTAAGTAGCCCCGCCGTGACGGCAAGCGGCACTTCCCCGGCCGAGGGCGCGCCCTCCACCAAGTATGTCGTCGAGGAGCAGAACCTCGCGCTCGTCCGGGCCATCGGGCGGCCGCGGCGCGTGCTCGACGTCGGCTGCGGCGTGGGCCTGAACGGCGAGGCCGCGAAGAAGCGCGGGGCCCACGTGACCGGCATCGAGATCGCGGAGGGCTCGATCGCCCGCGCGAAGGAGCGGCTCGACGAGGTGCTCGCCATCGACGTGACGAGCGACGAAGCCGTGACGAAGGGCCTCGCCGGCCGGAGTTTTGACCTTCTTTTGTTCGCGGACGTGCTCGAGCACGTGGCCGATCCCGTCGCCGTGATCCGGCGGCTGCTCCCGTACCTGGAGGACGGCGGGCACGTGGTGGTGTCGCTGCCGAACGTGGCGGCGTGGACCGTGCGGCTGGGGCTGCTCGCGGGCAAGTTCGAGTACACGCAGAGCGGCATCCTCGACGACTCGCACCTGCGCTTCTTCACGCGCGAGACGGGCCGGGAGACGCTCACGCGCGCCGGGCTCGAGGTGCTGCGGATGGAGCAGAACCCGATGCTCGTGCGCGCGGCGAAGGACCTCGTGCTCTCGGCGCAAAAGGCGGTCGCTCCCGGGGGAAACCCGGACCCCGAGGGCCTGCGCAAGTCGCTGCCGTACAAGCTCTACCAGGGGCTCGTGCGGCCGGTGGAGGACGTGGTGGCGGCGCGCGCGCCGGAGCTTTTGTCCTTCCAGAACGTGTACGTCGCCCGAAAGCCCCCGAAGGCGCGCA is from Polyangium spumosum and encodes:
- a CDS encoding methyltransferase domain-containing protein — protein: MTASGTSPAEGAPSTKYVVEEQNLALVRAIGRPRRVLDVGCGVGLNGEAAKKRGAHVTGIEIAEGSIARAKERLDEVLAIDVTSDEAVTKGLAGRSFDLLLFADVLEHVADPVAVIRRLLPYLEDGGHVVVSLPNVAAWTVRLGLLAGKFEYTQSGILDDSHLRFFTRETGRETLTRAGLEVLRMEQNPMLVRAAKDLVLSAQKAVAPGGNPDPEGLRKSLPYKLYQGLVRPVEDVVAARAPELLSFQNVYVARKPPKARKLSLTVGMLTMNEEDSIEAMMGEIRRVAPDAKILCVDSSTDRTPEIAARLGARVLRQIPPRGHGPAMELLMYSAAAESELLIYLDCDFTYPADYIPVLRKLVEEEGVDMVNCARTRTRPAAMPLPNYLANRSFAALAHLMHGIPTCDVHSGMRAYRSSMVRAFDFDGEGDALPIDTLLFPAKCGYRVVEMPIDYQERVGQSKLRKIAGTVWTMIRLVNALPVGRRGSSRYEVR